One region of Chryseobacterium sp. SORGH_AS_0447 genomic DNA includes:
- a CDS encoding OmpA family protein, translated as MKLGLLLLATLPIATYAQDSIAVTSNDKYPNTFSSGSANVQPFNNKAKRFNDWSISVGGGAAFMVHSDLKSIYDKKINWGYNAYVSLDKQITHVFGLSLIYQRGETTQKAQLEGAAGIAAGVATANTKYNQVALMGDINFSNLLRRVDNHSPYRWALHGYAGAGFMNFDTSLYDNNEFRWSNDPKRIPLFIEQKFALNSLYYQFGAGVKYNVSKLIDIEARTMYIMSGDDEFDGGGYAGPADYDPSSKVSKYNMISKGRSDNAWTVNLGVSFKLGKHESHLAWHDPLQEAYYKTNVLENQSTELVVCEKGDLDNDGVCDDWDRQQDTPAGARVDGAGVALDMDLDGVIDLYDKCVTVPGPVENQGCPTTTTK; from the coding sequence ATGAAATTAGGTTTATTATTATTGGCCACATTGCCTATTGCTACGTATGCACAGGATAGTATAGCCGTTACTTCAAATGATAAGTATCCGAATACATTCTCTTCAGGTTCTGCCAATGTTCAACCTTTTAACAACAAAGCCAAAAGATTCAACGACTGGTCTATATCAGTGGGGGGTGGTGCTGCCTTTATGGTGCATTCTGACCTCAAATCCATCTATGATAAAAAGATCAATTGGGGGTATAACGCGTATGTAAGTTTGGACAAACAGATTACACACGTTTTTGGACTAAGCCTTATCTACCAGAGAGGTGAAACAACACAAAAGGCTCAGTTGGAAGGTGCAGCAGGTATTGCTGCCGGAGTTGCGACAGCAAACACCAAGTATAACCAGGTTGCTTTGATGGGAGACATCAACTTCTCAAACCTTTTAAGAAGAGTTGATAACCATTCTCCGTACAGATGGGCACTACACGGTTATGCAGGTGCTGGATTCATGAATTTTGATACTTCTTTGTACGACAACAATGAATTCAGATGGAGCAATGATCCTAAGCGAATTCCTTTGTTTATTGAACAGAAGTTTGCACTTAACTCTCTATATTACCAATTTGGTGCAGGGGTTAAATATAATGTTTCCAAACTAATCGATATCGAAGCCAGAACCATGTATATCATGAGTGGTGATGATGAGTTCGATGGTGGAGGATATGCTGGTCCTGCTGATTACGATCCTTCTTCAAAAGTATCGAAGTACAACATGATTAGTAAAGGAAGATCCGACAATGCATGGACCGTTAACCTGGGAGTCTCTTTCAAACTTGGAAAACACGAAAGCCACCTGGCTTGGCATGATCCTCTTCAGGAAGCTTACTACAAAACGAATGTATTGGAAAACCAAAGCACAGAGCTTGTTGTATGTGAAAAAGGAGACCTTGATAACGACGGAGTTTGCGACGATTGGGACAGACAGCAAGATACTCCTGCAGGAGCAAGAGTAGATGGCGCGGGAGTTGCATTGGATATGGACCTGGATGGTGTGATCGATTTATACGATAAATGTGTAACCGTTCCGGGACCGGTAGAAAACCAAGGTTGTCCTACCACAACTACAAAATAA
- the folK gene encoding 2-amino-4-hydroxy-6-hydroxymethyldihydropteridine diphosphokinase, which produces MSQHKVVLLLGSNLGDQKKNLETAIKKLEEGGNEILKISEFLTSEPVEFASSNIFCNIALIIFTDLSPIRLLDQIKSIEMEMGRVNDSKVSGGYTDRVIDIDIVTFNGLKFSSERLEIPHQKHLFEREFSRILLKDFI; this is translated from the coding sequence ATGTCGCAACATAAAGTCGTTTTGTTACTGGGAAGTAATCTTGGGGACCAAAAAAAAAATCTGGAAACCGCAATAAAAAAATTGGAAGAAGGGGGAAATGAAATATTAAAAATTAGTGAATTTTTAACATCTGAGCCCGTAGAATTTGCCAGTTCCAATATTTTTTGTAATATTGCATTGATAATATTTACAGATCTTTCGCCTATTCGGCTGCTTGATCAGATCAAGAGCATTGAAATGGAAATGGGAAGAGTAAACGATTCTAAAGTATCAGGCGGATATACTGACAGAGTAATCGATATAGATATCGTTACCTTCAACGGGTTAAAATTTAGCTCAGAAAGATTGGAAATCCCTCATCAAAAGCATCTTTTTGAAAGAGAATTTTCCAGAATATTATTAAAAGATTTTATCTGA
- the sppA gene encoding signal peptide peptidase SppA, producing MKSFFKNVLANIVAIVILCVVFFFFFIIMLVFSAMGSEKSVEVKKNSVLTINLKTNIIDSPTEEKKGLFDLSDQNKNVLIYDAIEAINKAKTDDNIKGISIETDYLNAGITQIDDLRNAIQDFKKSGKFVYAYGNAVSQAAYYLGSVADQYYLNPAGMVELKGLATEVAFFKEFADKYGIGIEVIRHGKFKSAVEPFLRNDISPENKEQLSTLLNDIWKNTSSKIAVSRKIDTAQFRTVVDSLYGMIPDLGLKYKLADKLIQKTEYDQIIRSKLNIKEDDKLNKISLGKYIASYSDDENSGDRVAVLYASGSINGGDDYNDIHSEKYIKYIKDLQENDKVKAVVFRINSPGGSANASDEILFELQQLKKKKPLVVSFGDYAASGGYYIAMAADKIYSEPNTLTGSIGVFGVIPYFKEIANKNGIRSDIVSTNANSQYYSSLNGVTPYGVNMITRSVEGTYKRFVHFVTQNRKKSFEQIDSVGGGRVWSGTRAKQIGLVDELGTLNDAVKFAAQKAGLKSYSVASYPKRMTPFEQIFKDLNEDDISARVVKNKIGKANYELLEQIVEERKLQSEVKMEMPYQIKIN from the coding sequence ATGAAAAGTTTTTTTAAAAATGTACTGGCAAATATAGTGGCTATTGTCATCTTATGTGTCGTGTTTTTCTTCTTTTTTATCATAATGCTTGTGTTCAGCGCAATGGGAAGTGAGAAGTCGGTAGAGGTAAAAAAGAATTCTGTCCTTACCATTAACTTGAAAACCAATATTATAGACAGCCCTACCGAAGAGAAAAAAGGACTTTTTGACCTCAGCGACCAGAATAAAAATGTTTTGATCTACGATGCAATCGAGGCCATCAACAAGGCGAAGACCGATGATAACATCAAAGGAATAAGCATCGAGACCGATTATCTCAATGCGGGCATTACCCAGATCGATGATCTCCGAAATGCCATTCAGGATTTTAAGAAAAGTGGAAAATTTGTATATGCTTACGGAAATGCAGTTTCTCAGGCAGCGTATTATTTAGGATCCGTGGCAGATCAATATTATCTGAATCCGGCCGGGATGGTCGAGCTGAAAGGCTTAGCTACTGAAGTTGCATTTTTTAAAGAGTTTGCAGACAAGTACGGAATCGGAATTGAGGTGATCCGTCACGGAAAATTCAAGTCTGCGGTTGAACCTTTTTTGAGAAATGATATTTCCCCGGAAAACAAGGAGCAGTTGAGTACCCTTCTAAATGACATCTGGAAAAATACCTCTTCAAAAATAGCGGTTTCCAGAAAGATCGATACGGCACAATTCAGGACTGTCGTGGATAGCCTCTATGGGATGATCCCGGATTTGGGTCTGAAATACAAACTGGCGGACAAGCTGATCCAGAAAACGGAATATGACCAGATCATCCGCTCAAAATTAAATATAAAAGAAGATGACAAATTAAATAAGATTTCTTTGGGGAAATACATCGCTTCATATTCCGATGATGAAAATTCGGGAGATAGGGTAGCGGTTCTGTATGCTTCGGGTTCCATTAACGGAGGAGATGATTATAATGATATTCATTCGGAAAAGTATATCAAATATATCAAAGACCTGCAGGAAAACGATAAGGTAAAAGCCGTTGTTTTCAGGATCAATTCTCCCGGAGGAAGTGCCAATGCTTCTGATGAGATTTTATTTGAGCTGCAGCAGCTGAAAAAGAAAAAGCCGCTGGTTGTTTCGTTTGGAGATTATGCTGCGTCAGGAGGATATTATATCGCCATGGCTGCCGATAAGATCTATTCGGAACCGAATACCCTTACAGGATCGATCGGTGTTTTCGGGGTGATCCCTTACTTTAAGGAAATTGCCAATAAAAACGGGATCCGTTCAGACATTGTTTCTACAAATGCCAACTCTCAATATTATTCATCACTTAACGGAGTGACGCCTTACGGGGTAAATATGATTACCAGAAGTGTGGAAGGAACTTATAAAAGATTCGTACATTTCGTAACGCAGAACAGGAAAAAGAGTTTTGAGCAGATCGACAGCGTCGGTGGCGGAAGGGTATGGAGCGGAACACGGGCTAAACAGATTGGTTTGGTGGATGAATTGGGAACATTAAATGATGCGGTAAAATTTGCGGCTCAGAAGGCCGGGCTGAAATCCTACAGCGTAGCCTCTTATCCGAAAAGAATGACACCGTTCGAACAGATCTTCAAAGATCTTAATGAGGATGATATTTCGGCAAGGGTGGTTAAAAACAAAATAGGAAAGGCGAATTATGAACTGTTGGAACAGATCGTGGAAGAAAGAAAACTGCAGTCTGAAGTAAAAATGGAAATGCCTTACCAGATTAAGATCAACTAA
- a CDS encoding GlsB/YeaQ/YmgE family stress response membrane protein: MGFITWIIFGLLAGAIAKAIMPGKQGGGMLITMILGIIGAFIGGSIGVYLLHWGDVDSFWNFRSWILAIGGALIVLWIYGMLTRRA, translated from the coding sequence ATGGGATTTATAACATGGATTATTTTCGGACTACTGGCCGGAGCAATTGCTAAAGCGATCATGCCTGGAAAACAGGGAGGTGGAATGCTTATCACGATGATTCTGGGAATTATCGGAGCCTTCATCGGAGGATCAATCGGGGTTTACCTGCTTCATTGGGGAGATGTAGATTCTTTCTGGAACTTCAGAAGCTGGATCTTAGCCATCGGAGGTGCTTTAATTGTTCTGTGGATTTACGGAATGCTCACGCGAAGAGCTTAA
- the ftsY gene encoding signal recognition particle-docking protein FtsY, giving the protein MSWFKNIFKKEEKETLDKGLEKSSQGFFEKMTKAVVGKSKVDDEVLDDLEEILIASDVGASTTIKIIERIEERVARDKYVGVSELDKILREEISGLLLENPHAGTGNIDASKKPYVIMVVGVNGVGKTTTIGKLAHQFTTEGKKVVLGAADTFRAAAVDQLVIWSQRVGVPIVKQEMGSDPASVAFDTVQSAVAQNADVVIIDTAGRLHNKINLMNELSKIKRVMQKVIPDAPHEILLVLDGSTGQNAFEQAKQFTAATEVNALAVTKLDGTAKGGVVIGISDQFQIPVKYIGVGEKMQDLQLFNGTEFVDSFFKKR; this is encoded by the coding sequence ATGAGTTGGTTTAAAAATATTTTTAAAAAAGAAGAAAAAGAAACATTAGACAAAGGATTGGAAAAATCCAGCCAGGGTTTCTTTGAAAAAATGACAAAAGCCGTTGTCGGTAAAAGCAAAGTAGATGATGAAGTACTGGATGACCTGGAAGAAATCCTCATTGCCTCCGACGTCGGTGCCTCCACCACCATCAAAATTATCGAACGAATTGAGGAACGCGTTGCCCGCGACAAATACGTCGGTGTAAGCGAACTGGATAAAATTCTCCGGGAGGAAATTTCAGGATTGCTACTTGAAAATCCTCATGCCGGAACAGGAAATATCGATGCGTCCAAAAAACCATACGTGATTATGGTTGTTGGCGTAAACGGTGTTGGGAAAACCACCACCATCGGAAAGCTGGCCCACCAGTTTACAACGGAAGGAAAAAAAGTGGTGCTTGGAGCTGCCGATACCTTTAGAGCTGCAGCCGTAGACCAGTTGGTCATCTGGAGCCAGAGAGTAGGCGTTCCTATCGTAAAACAGGAAATGGGGTCCGACCCTGCATCCGTTGCTTTTGATACCGTACAGAGCGCCGTGGCACAGAATGCCGATGTCGTAATCATTGATACGGCAGGAAGACTTCACAATAAAATCAACCTGATGAATGAGCTTTCAAAAATCAAAAGGGTAATGCAGAAGGTGATTCCTGACGCTCCTCACGAGATTTTGTTGGTTCTTGACGGTTCTACCGGCCAGAATGCTTTCGAGCAGGCCAAACAGTTTACCGCCGCAACAGAAGTAAATGCCTTGGCCGTAACGAAACTTGACGGAACCGCTAAAGGAGGCGTTGTTATAGGTATCTCAGATCAATTCCAGATTCCGGTGAAGTATATCGGGGTAGGAGAAAAGATGCAGGATTTGCAGTTATTTAATGGTACAGAGTTTGTAGATTCATTTTTCAAGAAAAGATGA
- a CDS encoding DUF4295 domain-containing protein: MAKKVVATLQSGQSKKMTKVVKMVKSSKSGAYVFEEKVMNADEVDGYLKK; this comes from the coding sequence ATGGCAAAGAAAGTAGTAGCGACGCTACAAAGCGGACAGTCTAAAAAAATGACTAAAGTGGTGAAAATGGTGAAGTCTTCTAAATCAGGAGCTTACGTTTTCGAAGAAAAAGTAATGAATGCAGACGAAGTAGATGGTTATTTGAAAAAATAA
- the rpmG gene encoding 50S ribosomal protein L33: MAKKGNRVQVILECTEHKESGMPGMSRYISTKNKKNTTERLELKKYNPVLKKVTVHKEIK; encoded by the coding sequence ATGGCAAAAAAAGGAAACAGAGTTCAAGTAATCCTTGAATGTACAGAGCACAAAGAAAGTGGTATGCCAGGAATGTCAAGATACATTTCTACTAAAAATAAAAAGAACACAACCGAAAGATTGGAATTGAAAAAATACAATCCTGTTCTTAAAAAGGTAACCGTACACAAAGAAATCAAGTAA
- the rpmB gene encoding 50S ribosomal protein L28 produces MSRICQITGKRAMVGNNVSHANNKTKRRFEINLLEKKFYLPEQDKHVTLKVSAHGLRVINKIGIEEAIERATRNGLIKKN; encoded by the coding sequence ATGTCAAGAATTTGCCAAATAACAGGAAAGCGTGCAATGGTTGGTAACAACGTTTCTCACGCTAATAACAAAACGAAGCGTCGTTTTGAAATTAACTTATTAGAGAAGAAATTTTACCTTCCGGAGCAAGATAAGCACGTAACACTGAAAGTATCAGCTCATGGATTGAGAGTGATTAACAAAATTGGAATCGAGGAAGCTATTGAAAGAGCGACTAGAAACGGATTGATTAAAAAGAACTAA
- the lnt gene encoding apolipoprotein N-acyltransferase codes for MKYVLLTLISAMLLSISWPTYGVPFFIFFALVPLLMMEHGVSKFSDYDRKSWVVFGLSYLCFVIWNAVTTGWLYGSKNPDGSHSMMAVLFPVLVNSFLYALVFQCYHWYKNAQGTYWGLAFLIAIWMSFEKFHLGWELTWPWLNLGNVFSDYPKLIQWYDTLGATGGSFWVLLTNVLIFYTVRIWQAGRKRKDLIKNTSIVAALVILPMIISVVKYNSFDEKPIGSVNVLMLQPDLDPYAEKYSQDSLTIENDLLSLAERNSKGKIDYYIAPETALPGNGSISETAFEKSLILNNIKGFLSKHPGSVFTTGISSHHFYTSENGLPKEAYQLNPGLWVERFNSAIQVIPNQKVEVYHKGKLVPGVEIFPYISYLKPLLGNAMINLGGTVASLGTDKERTAFSNPFNKGKVAPIICYESIYGEFTGDYVKKGANFLAIMTNDSWWGVTEGHKQLLSYAKLRAIETRREIARAANSGISAHINVKGEIIEDTFYGDKTALYAKVNLYDGMTFYTKAGDLLSRFSIFALGFLLFYFLIKRFQNRTKRN; via the coding sequence ATGAAATACGTTTTGCTTACGCTGATTTCGGCGATGCTATTGTCCATTTCCTGGCCTACTTACGGGGTTCCGTTTTTTATATTTTTTGCATTGGTTCCGCTTCTGATGATGGAGCACGGCGTTTCCAAATTCTCCGATTACGACAGAAAAAGCTGGGTGGTTTTCGGGCTGTCCTATTTATGCTTTGTAATCTGGAATGCCGTAACGACCGGCTGGCTGTATGGCTCCAAAAACCCTGATGGAAGCCACTCGATGATGGCAGTTTTATTTCCCGTACTCGTAAATTCATTTTTGTATGCCCTGGTTTTTCAGTGCTACCACTGGTATAAAAACGCACAGGGAACGTACTGGGGGCTGGCCTTTCTGATTGCCATCTGGATGAGTTTTGAGAAATTCCATCTGGGCTGGGAACTTACCTGGCCGTGGCTGAATTTAGGAAATGTATTTTCGGATTACCCTAAGCTGATCCAGTGGTACGATACATTAGGAGCTACCGGAGGAAGCTTCTGGGTTCTGCTGACGAACGTTCTGATTTTCTATACTGTAAGAATCTGGCAGGCAGGAAGAAAAAGAAAAGATTTAATTAAAAACACCTCGATTGTAGCCGCATTGGTGATCCTGCCTATGATCATTTCTGTTGTAAAATATAACAGCTTTGACGAAAAACCGATCGGCAGCGTAAATGTCCTGATGCTTCAGCCGGATCTTGATCCTTACGCTGAAAAATATTCTCAGGACAGCCTAACGATCGAGAACGATTTGTTAAGTCTGGCCGAAAGAAATTCAAAAGGAAAAATAGATTATTACATCGCTCCCGAGACCGCGCTTCCTGGAAATGGGTCGATTTCCGAAACCGCTTTTGAAAAAAGTTTAATTTTAAATAATATTAAAGGTTTTCTTTCAAAACATCCGGGTTCGGTTTTTACGACGGGGATTTCTTCACATCATTTTTACACTTCGGAAAACGGCCTGCCGAAAGAAGCTTATCAGCTTAACCCGGGACTTTGGGTAGAGCGTTTCAATTCTGCGATCCAGGTGATTCCGAATCAGAAGGTTGAGGTCTATCATAAAGGAAAACTAGTGCCGGGCGTTGAAATTTTCCCTTACATTAGCTATCTGAAACCGCTTTTGGGTAATGCGATGATCAACCTCGGAGGAACGGTTGCTTCTCTGGGAACCGATAAAGAACGTACGGCATTTTCAAACCCGTTCAACAAAGGTAAAGTGGCCCCGATTATCTGCTATGAAAGCATTTACGGTGAATTTACAGGAGATTATGTGAAGAAAGGAGCCAATTTCCTGGCCATCATGACCAATGATTCGTGGTGGGGTGTTACGGAAGGCCATAAGCAGCTTTTATCGTATGCTAAATTAAGAGCTATTGAAACCAGAAGGGAAATCGCACGTGCTGCCAACAGCGGAATTTCCGCTCATATCAATGTAAAAGGCGAAATCATAGAAGATACTTTTTACGGTGATAAAACCGCACTTTATGCAAAAGTAAACCTGTATGACGGAATGACGTTTTACACCAAGGCCGGAGATCTGCTTTCCCGGTTTTCAATTTTTGCATTAGGGTTTCTGCTGTTTTATTTCTTAATCAAACGGTTTCAGAACAGGACAAAAAGAAATTAA
- a CDS encoding VanZ family protein: MVKKFYKIIIAPYTLFLLYLMFFGMGRKQMDDHLLTVAPIVSTINFIKGCISWKDAFKIVVGNIVMFMPFGFLGWVFSRLQDLRNLLFAFVSAITIVEALQYFSRMGIFEVDDIILNTFGVFLGFLIKKIIEKRLGYFQNDGAAD; the protein is encoded by the coding sequence ATGGTAAAGAAATTTTATAAAATTATTATTGCTCCCTACACCCTTTTTCTGCTGTATCTTATGTTCTTTGGGATGGGTCGCAAGCAGATGGATGATCACCTTCTGACGGTAGCGCCTATCGTCTCTACCATAAACTTCATTAAAGGCTGTATTTCATGGAAAGATGCTTTCAAGATTGTCGTAGGAAACATTGTGATGTTTATGCCTTTCGGTTTCCTCGGATGGGTTTTTTCCAGGCTTCAAGATCTTAGAAATTTGCTGTTTGCTTTTGTCTCGGCCATTACCATCGTCGAAGCGCTCCAGTATTTTTCAAGGATGGGAATTTTTGAAGTGGATGATATTATCCTGAATACTTTCGGGGTGTTTTTAGGGTTTTTAATTAAAAAAATTATTGAAAAGAGATTGGGGTATTTTCAAAATGATGGAGCTGCGGATTGA
- the proC gene encoding pyrroline-5-carboxylate reductase, with product MKIAILGAGNMGLSFSKSFLKYELIKPENLHLIIRNQSKFSKIAEEFPKSEISTFEEVETLDADLIIIAVKPQDFTHAAENLRFPLKEKQMVLSIMAGIKIEKIQKLLNHPLVVRAMPNSPTLLGMGITGYTAAEGISFSQLIHIERLLNSTGRSVYLEDEELLDSVTALSGSGPAYFYYIVDAMIKAGMEMGIEENLSRLFVQQTMLGAYHLINNSDKSLEQLIQDVASKGGTTEAALKTFNDNSLKDILKNGILNAEKRAKELNG from the coding sequence ATGAAAATTGCTATTCTCGGCGCCGGAAACATGGGCCTTTCTTTTTCGAAATCGTTTTTAAAATACGAGTTGATCAAGCCGGAAAATCTACACCTTATTATCCGAAACCAATCTAAATTTTCCAAAATAGCAGAAGAATTCCCAAAATCGGAGATTTCTACTTTTGAGGAAGTGGAAACACTCGATGCCGATCTGATCATCATTGCCGTAAAACCTCAGGATTTTACCCATGCTGCCGAAAATCTCAGGTTCCCGCTGAAAGAAAAGCAAATGGTTTTATCGATCATGGCAGGAATTAAAATAGAGAAGATTCAGAAACTGCTGAACCATCCGTTAGTCGTAAGAGCCATGCCGAACTCCCCTACTCTTCTCGGGATGGGAATTACAGGCTATACGGCAGCGGAAGGAATTTCTTTTAGCCAACTCATCCATATCGAAAGACTTTTGAATTCGACGGGAAGATCGGTATACTTGGAAGATGAAGAGCTGCTGGACAGCGTTACGGCCCTCTCCGGAAGCGGACCGGCATATTTTTATTATATTGTCGACGCGATGATCAAAGCAGGGATGGAAATGGGAATTGAAGAAAATTTGTCCCGGCTTTTTGTACAGCAGACGATGTTGGGGGCTTATCACCTGATTAACAATTCGGACAAAAGCCTTGAACAGCTCATTCAGGATGTGGCTTCAAAAGGAGGAACTACCGAAGCAGCCCTGAAGACCTTTAACGATAATAGTCTGAAGGACATTCTTAAAAACGGAATCCTGAATGCGGAAAAACGAGCGAAGGAACTGAACGGATAA
- the murB gene encoding UDP-N-acetylmuramate dehydrogenase gives MHENFSLKPYNTFGVDVKARYFTEINTIEALQEALRFSNNNRLPLLFLGGGSNILFTRDFDGLVIKLNLKGISIQPLNENEVLVTAKAGENWHELVMFCLDKNLGGLENLSLIPGNVGTSPMQNIGAYGTEIKDIFVNCSVLNLETLETEIFDLEKCRFGYRDSIFKQEGKGKYVILEVTFKLTAQNHNIKTEYGAIKSELEKSGIESPTIRDVSNVVISIRQSKLPDPKETGNAGSFFKNPTIPLTQFEALQQKFENIPGYPNGDAVKVPAGWLIEQCGWKGKQIGNVASHPLQALVIVNATGEATGKEIYDLSTEIINSVKEKFGIELEREVNIV, from the coding sequence ATGCACGAAAATTTTTCACTGAAACCTTACAATACGTTTGGGGTAGATGTAAAAGCAAGATATTTTACGGAAATAAACACCATTGAAGCGTTACAGGAAGCACTCCGCTTCTCCAATAACAATAGACTTCCTCTCCTTTTTCTGGGCGGAGGCAGCAATATTCTGTTTACGCGGGATTTCGACGGATTGGTGATCAAATTAAACTTAAAGGGAATCTCCATACAGCCTCTGAATGAAAACGAAGTGCTGGTCACAGCAAAAGCAGGAGAAAACTGGCATGAACTCGTAATGTTCTGTCTCGACAAGAATCTCGGCGGATTGGAAAACCTTTCCCTTATTCCCGGAAATGTAGGAACCTCTCCCATGCAGAATATCGGCGCTTACGGCACCGAAATAAAAGATATTTTTGTGAATTGCAGCGTACTGAATCTGGAGACACTGGAAACCGAAATATTTGATCTCGAAAAATGCAGGTTCGGGTACAGGGATTCCATTTTTAAACAGGAAGGCAAAGGAAAATACGTCATTCTGGAAGTCACTTTTAAACTGACGGCACAAAACCATAACATCAAAACCGAATACGGCGCGATAAAATCCGAACTGGAAAAATCAGGTATTGAAAGCCCGACCATCCGCGATGTCTCAAATGTCGTGATCAGCATCAGGCAGAGCAAGCTTCCCGATCCGAAAGAAACAGGGAACGCAGGCAGCTTTTTTAAGAACCCCACGATTCCTCTGACACAGTTCGAAGCACTGCAGCAGAAATTTGAAAATATACCCGGCTATCCGAACGGAGATGCTGTAAAAGTTCCTGCGGGCTGGCTGATCGAACAATGCGGCTGGAAAGGAAAACAGATCGGCAATGTAGCCTCGCACCCTTTACAGGCCCTCGTTATCGTAAATGCTACAGGAGAGGCCACCGGAAAGGAAATTTATGACCTTTCAACGGAGATCATCAATTCTGTCAAAGAAAAATTTGGGATCGAACTGGAAAGGGAGGTGAATATTGTTTAA
- a CDS encoding pyridoxal phosphate-dependent aminotransferase produces the protein MPNISNRALHMPPSPVRKLVPFALKAKQRGTKVYHLNIGQPDIETPETALNALKNIDLKVLEYALSEGNIEYRKALTEYYHSLDFTDLTPDNFIVTNGGSEALNFAISTLCDDGDEVIIPEPYYANYNGFTSTFNVNVVAVPSTIDTGFALPPIEEFEKKITAKTRAIVICNPGNPTGYLYTREELQKLAEIALKYDIVVISDEVYREYVYDGKQQISMLAFPELAENCIIIDSESKRYSMCGVRIGCLITRSKKIHDAAMLFAQARLSPVLLGQIAATAAHQNDGAYIRSVREEYTHRRNVLVDLLNAIPGVICPKPKGAFYCVAELPVDDTEKFAQWLLESYSSNNETIMVAPAGGFYSNPELGKKQVRIAYVLKEQDLKRSAAILKDALEKYRAEFSL, from the coding sequence ATGCCTAATATTTCAAACAGAGCACTACACATGCCGCCATCGCCGGTAAGAAAACTGGTTCCTTTTGCCCTTAAAGCAAAACAGAGAGGAACAAAAGTATATCACCTCAACATCGGGCAACCGGATATTGAGACTCCGGAAACGGCACTAAATGCTTTAAAGAATATTGATCTGAAAGTCTTGGAATACGCGCTTTCTGAAGGTAATATCGAATACAGAAAAGCACTTACGGAGTATTATCACTCCCTGGATTTCACGGATCTTACACCGGATAACTTTATTGTAACCAACGGAGGTTCGGAAGCTTTGAATTTTGCCATTTCAACCTTATGTGACGACGGTGATGAAGTTATTATTCCTGAACCGTATTATGCCAATTATAACGGGTTTACCAGCACATTCAATGTAAATGTAGTAGCCGTTCCTTCTACCATCGATACCGGTTTTGCCCTTCCTCCAATTGAAGAATTCGAGAAAAAAATCACGGCAAAAACCAGAGCCATCGTAATCTGCAACCCAGGCAACCCTACCGGTTATCTTTACACCCGTGAAGAACTTCAGAAACTAGCAGAAATTGCTTTAAAATATGATATCGTTGTGATCTCCGACGAGGTTTACAGAGAATACGTATACGACGGAAAACAACAGATTTCCATGCTCGCTTTCCCTGAACTGGCGGAAAACTGCATCATCATCGATTCGGAATCCAAACGTTACTCCATGTGCGGCGTAAGAATCGGATGCTTGATTACCCGTTCCAAAAAAATCCACGATGCAGCCATGCTTTTTGCACAGGCAAGATTAAGCCCTGTTTTACTGGGGCAGATCGCAGCAACGGCGGCCCATCAAAATGACGGAGCCTACATCAGATCCGTAAGGGAAGAATACACGCACCGAAGAAACGTTCTGGTTGATCTGCTGAACGCTATTCCGGGTGTGATCTGCCCGAAGCCCAAAGGTGCTTTCTACTGTGTGGCGGAGCTTCCGGTAGATGACACTGAAAAGTTTGCCCAATGGCTGCTGGAAAGCTATTCCAGCAACAATGAAACCATCATGGTAGCACCGGCAGGAGGCTTCTACAGCAATCCTGAATTAGGCAAAAAGCAGGTACGAATTGCCTATGTTTTAAAAGAGCAGGATTTAAAGAGAAGCGCAGCTATTCTTAAAGATGCTCTTGAAAAATACAGAGCGGAATTCAGCCTTTAA